One window of the Shewanella cyperi genome contains the following:
- a CDS encoding phasin family protein, with product MDQNLFNSFSEQAQKMFKPVSDINRLMVDNIQMVTDFQLTTLKTYTDLQLQQWKSATEIRDPDSLQSYVKGQMDFMVKVNQQMVEDSKTLADMGQRFRDQMQQILGENNPVKPAAKAPAKAV from the coding sequence ATGGACCAAAATCTCTTCAACAGCTTCAGCGAACAGGCCCAGAAAATGTTCAAGCCCGTCAGCGACATCAACCGCCTGATGGTGGACAACATCCAGATGGTCACCGACTTCCAGCTGACCACACTCAAGACCTACACGGATCTGCAACTGCAGCAGTGGAAAAGCGCCACCGAGATCCGCGATCCCGACAGCCTGCAGAGCTACGTCAAGGGCCAGATGGATTTCATGGTCAAGGTCAACCAGCAAATGGTGGAAGACAGCAAGACCCTGGCCGACATGGGTCAGCGCTTTCGTGACCAGATGCAGCAGATCCTGGGTGAGAACAACCCGGTGAAGCCTGCCGCCAAGGCACCGGCCAAGGCCGTTTAA
- a CDS encoding cupin domain-containing protein has translation MSKEQGLPETKGVQVELLSSLDLGLEIPGMEGRELRMRLVTIAPGGVFGPVHSHIDRPGMVYILQGTITDHRNGIATDYGPGVGWPEDRNTTHWLENRGTIPAVEVSVDIVRQG, from the coding sequence ATGAGCAAGGAACAAGGGCTTCCGGAAACCAAAGGAGTTCAGGTAGAGCTGCTGTCCAGCCTGGATCTGGGCCTGGAGATCCCGGGCATGGAAGGCCGTGAACTGCGCATGCGCCTGGTGACCATAGCGCCCGGAGGCGTCTTCGGTCCGGTTCACAGCCACATCGACAGGCCGGGGATGGTCTACATACTGCAGGGTACAATCACAGATCACAGAAACGGCATAGCCACGGATTACGGCCCGGGAGTGGGCTGGCCCGAAGACAGGAACACCACCCACTGGCTTGAAAACAGAGGCACAATTCCGGCGGTGGAAGTCTCGGTCGATATAGTCAGGCAAGGCTGA
- the phbB gene encoding acetoacetyl-CoA reductase: MTGVALVTGGTGGIGSAICQTLCRDGYRVVTTYSNEAKARQWQDEQRELGFDFAIFPADVRNYEQCLRAVLDIEEVKGPIEVLVNCAGITRDKSIKKLTPEMWQQVIDVNLTGVFNFSSIVAKSMLGRGYGRIINISSINGRKGQFGQVNYAAAKAGIHGLTMSLAQELAPHGITVNTLAPGYVATEMVTQIPAEILDRIVAQIPVGRLGQPQEIARAVSFLASRDAAFITGSELAINGGQHMY; the protein is encoded by the coding sequence ATGACAGGTGTGGCTTTGGTTACCGGCGGAACGGGCGGCATAGGCAGCGCCATTTGCCAGACATTATGCCGCGACGGTTACCGGGTGGTTACCACCTACAGCAATGAGGCCAAGGCAAGGCAGTGGCAGGACGAGCAAAGGGAACTGGGCTTCGATTTTGCCATCTTCCCCGCCGATGTCCGCAACTATGAGCAATGCCTGCGCGCCGTGCTCGATATAGAAGAAGTTAAGGGTCCCATCGAAGTGCTGGTCAATTGCGCCGGCATCACCCGCGACAAGAGCATCAAGAAACTCACCCCGGAGATGTGGCAGCAGGTGATAGACGTCAACCTCACCGGCGTGTTCAACTTCAGCTCCATAGTGGCCAAGTCCATGCTGGGCCGCGGTTACGGTCGCATCATCAATATTTCCTCCATCAACGGTCGCAAGGGACAGTTCGGCCAGGTCAACTATGCCGCCGCCAAGGCCGGCATCCACGGCCTGACCATGAGCCTGGCCCAGGAGCTGGCGCCCCACGGCATCACGGTCAACACCCTGGCCCCAGGTTATGTGGCCACCGAGATGGTCACCCAGATCCCCGCCGAGATCCTGGATCGAATAGTGGCCCAGATCCCCGTCGGTCGCCTGGGACAACCGCAAGAAATCGCCCGCGCCGTCAGCTTCCTGGCAAGCCGGGACGCCGCCTTTATCACAGGCAGCGAGCTGGCCATCAACGGCGGTCAGCACATGTATTGA
- a CDS encoding amidohydrolase yields the protein MTMKFKPVLLALAGLGLPSAAAGLDVSQSMPALEQLYLQLHQHPELSYQEKASGQTMAKELKRLGFKVTSEFGGHGVVAILKNGAGPTVMIRADMDALPVTEETGKSYASKVTTVDANNNQVGVMHACGHDIHMTSLVGTAEQLVKHKDQWHGTLMLVGQPAEEVGGGAKAMLQQGLFSQFPTPDKVLGLHVSANLPAGSVGIVPGYALANVDSVDISIKGKGGHGAYPHTTIDPVVLAARTVLALQTIPSREISPLEPNVVTVGSIHGGSKHNIISDEVKLQLTLRSYNPEVRAQQIEAIKRITRGIAISAGLPEELMPEVLVHEDETIPSTYNDPALAARVQASIAAELGEGKVQEVPPVMAGEDFGLYGRTDAKVPITLFWLGGVAPDAYAESQAKGTSLPSLHSSKFAPDYPLTISTGVRAMTRAAMDQFNQDQ from the coding sequence ATGACAATGAAATTCAAACCCGTTCTGCTGGCCCTGGCGGGGCTGGGTCTGCCAAGCGCCGCCGCTGGTCTGGATGTGAGCCAGTCCATGCCGGCGCTGGAGCAGCTCTATCTGCAACTGCATCAGCACCCCGAGCTGTCCTATCAGGAAAAGGCCTCGGGGCAGACAATGGCCAAAGAGCTGAAACGGCTCGGCTTCAAGGTGACCAGCGAGTTTGGCGGTCATGGCGTGGTGGCCATATTGAAAAACGGCGCCGGCCCCACAGTGATGATCCGTGCCGACATGGATGCCCTGCCTGTGACCGAGGAGACGGGCAAGTCCTACGCCTCCAAGGTCACCACAGTGGATGCCAATAACAATCAGGTTGGGGTCATGCACGCCTGCGGTCATGACATTCACATGACCAGCCTGGTGGGCACGGCCGAGCAGTTGGTCAAACACAAGGATCAATGGCACGGCACCCTGATGTTGGTGGGGCAACCGGCGGAAGAAGTGGGTGGCGGTGCCAAGGCCATGCTGCAGCAGGGGCTGTTCAGCCAGTTTCCGACCCCGGACAAGGTGCTGGGCCTGCACGTGAGTGCCAACCTGCCGGCGGGCTCCGTCGGTATAGTGCCCGGTTATGCGCTGGCCAATGTGGATTCTGTGGATATCAGCATCAAGGGCAAGGGCGGCCACGGTGCCTATCCCCACACCACCATCGATCCCGTGGTGCTGGCGGCCCGCACCGTGCTGGCGCTGCAAACCATACCCAGCCGGGAAATCTCGCCCCTGGAACCCAATGTGGTGACTGTGGGCTCCATTCACGGCGGCTCCAAACACAATATTATTTCCGACGAGGTCAAACTGCAGCTGACCCTGCGCTCCTACAATCCCGAAGTGCGGGCGCAGCAGATTGAAGCCATCAAGCGCATCACCCGTGGCATAGCCATCAGCGCCGGGTTGCCGGAGGAGCTGATGCCCGAGGTGCTGGTTCACGAGGACGAGACCATTCCGTCCACCTATAACGATCCGGCGCTGGCGGCCCGGGTGCAGGCCAGCATCGCCGCCGAACTGGGTGAGGGCAAGGTGCAGGAAGTGCCACCTGTGATGGCCGGTGAAGATTTCGGTCTTTATGGTCGCACCGACGCCAAGGTGCCCATTACCCTGTTCTGGCTTGGCGGCGTGGCGCCGGATGCCTATGCCGAAAGCCAGGCCAAGGGCACCAGTTTGCCGTCGCTGCATTCGAGCAAGTTTGCCCCCGATTATCCCCTGACCATAAGCACAGGTGTGCGGGCCATGACCCGGGCCGCCATGGATCAGTTTAATCAGGACCAGTGA
- a CDS encoding methyl-accepting chemotaxis protein, giving the protein MQQNNKHKLPGKILFPLLCPLVFALGLLWLLPLERGWITALLLSALLAQLGLGLWLLRRLLGQRLTALDQYLQLVISTEEAPAKPLRDKGDDELASICNDLSGFIEGLKEVLTEVRRDARLFSQDAQNLARQMTQAEAAVDKSAAENAQITLSLGEIAQSADALSISAAELKTTSVEVQQLLQLGTQDAENNQDAMNEFAEGIARMVTDLEQLNQDSQLIGRVLEVIGTIAEQTNLLALNAAIEAARAGEQGRGFAVVADEVRALAGRTQDSTSEIRGIIAQLQSRAGNAVSAITQSQRISQDSLQQCLRVTRAFGDIGAAFAALDQLAGTMNHSIQEQQAATAAINTRAGEIARLGQELHASLKLSADQAKQQQATTAQLDLVLRRICV; this is encoded by the coding sequence ATGCAGCAGAATAACAAGCATAAATTGCCTGGAAAGATCCTCTTCCCCCTGCTCTGCCCCCTGGTTTTCGCCCTGGGTCTGCTATGGTTATTGCCTCTTGAAAGAGGCTGGATAACTGCCCTGTTGCTAAGCGCCCTGCTGGCCCAGTTGGGCCTTGGACTGTGGCTGCTGCGGCGGTTGCTGGGGCAACGCCTGACGGCACTGGACCAATACCTGCAACTGGTGATCAGCACCGAAGAGGCCCCGGCCAAACCGCTGAGGGATAAGGGCGATGACGAGTTGGCAAGCATCTGCAACGATCTCAGCGGCTTTATCGAGGGCCTGAAAGAGGTACTGACCGAGGTGCGCCGCGATGCCAGGCTGTTCAGTCAGGATGCCCAAAACCTGGCGCGGCAGATGACCCAAGCGGAGGCTGCGGTGGACAAGAGTGCCGCCGAAAATGCACAGATCACCCTGTCGCTTGGTGAAATTGCCCAGAGCGCCGATGCCCTGTCCATCAGTGCCGCCGAACTTAAAACCACCTCGGTGGAAGTGCAGCAACTGTTGCAACTGGGCACTCAGGATGCCGAAAATAACCAAGATGCCATGAATGAGTTTGCCGAGGGCATTGCCCGCATGGTCACGGATCTGGAGCAGTTAAATCAGGACAGCCAGCTGATTGGCCGGGTGCTGGAGGTCATTGGCACCATCGCCGAGCAAACCAATCTGCTGGCCCTCAATGCCGCCATTGAAGCCGCCCGCGCCGGGGAACAGGGCCGGGGTTTTGCAGTGGTGGCCGACGAAGTGCGTGCCCTGGCGGGTCGTACCCAGGACTCCACCTCTGAAATCCGTGGCATTATCGCCCAGCTGCAATCCCGCGCCGGCAATGCGGTCAGCGCCATCACCCAAAGCCAGCGCATCAGTCAGGACAGCCTGCAGCAATGCCTGCGGGTGACCCGGGCTTTTGGCGACATAGGCGCCGCTTTCGCGGCTCTAGACCAATTGGCCGGCACCATGAACCACAGCATTCAGGAACAGCAGGCCGCCACCGCCGCCATCAACACCAGGGCCGGTGAAATAGCCCGCCTGGGTCAGGAACTGCATGCCAGCCTGAAGCTCAGCGCCGATCAGGCAAAGCAGCAACAGGCGACCACGGCGCAGCTGGATCTGGTGCTGCGCAGAATCTGCGTCTGA
- a CDS encoding dipeptidyl-peptidase 3 family protein, protein MKKSTLALVLASLLAAPALTFNAVAADTEHGAAAYDLKAQRAKIVPVPMSADTSFLSAEEKQVVNKLIQAARLMSEIYLRQVSEQNPQIRAAIEADKSGDRDLMLDMFDEHFGPWDSLAGGHAFFGGKENAPGAGFYPQDISKEEFNAWLEKHPEDKEAFTSLYTVIRRDGAKLVAIPYSVHYKEWLEPAAKLLEEAAAITSNASLKHFLSLRAKAFRSDDYFQSEIAWMDLKDTPIEVAIGPYETYTDGLFGYKTAFEAFVTIKDPQASKALDRFKKYLKDMEANLPVTEDYKNFKRGFESPIAVADQIQGGGDNVPGVQTIAFNLPNDERVREAKGAKKVLLNNVMAAKFERIMKPMAAQILVPEQAALLDQKYFGYETLFHELSHSLGPGSIVKNGKPTTVSAELQELYSGTEEGKADVMGAYNILFLMQKGELPMAEKNNLLATYAAGLFRSMRFGVHEAHGIGAAFQYSYFVDKGALKLQADGLYRIDFAKQEQAITDLVHDIVVVQGDGDYAAAKAFLDKYGKIDAGVHAVNERVSQVPVDIQPLYPAHI, encoded by the coding sequence ATGAAAAAATCCACCCTGGCACTGGTGCTGGCGAGCCTGCTGGCCGCACCGGCCCTGACTTTCAACGCTGTCGCCGCCGATACCGAACATGGGGCTGCCGCCTATGACCTTAAGGCCCAACGGGCCAAGATAGTGCCTGTGCCCATGAGCGCCGACACCAGCTTTTTGAGCGCCGAGGAGAAGCAGGTGGTCAACAAGCTGATTCAGGCCGCCCGCCTGATGAGCGAGATTTACCTGCGCCAGGTGAGCGAGCAGAACCCGCAGATCCGCGCCGCCATCGAGGCCGACAAGAGTGGCGATCGCGACCTGATGCTGGATATGTTCGATGAACATTTCGGCCCCTGGGACAGCCTGGCCGGTGGCCATGCCTTCTTCGGCGGCAAGGAAAATGCCCCCGGTGCCGGTTTCTATCCCCAGGACATCAGCAAGGAAGAGTTCAACGCCTGGCTGGAAAAGCATCCCGAAGATAAGGAGGCCTTCACCAGCCTGTATACGGTGATCCGCCGTGACGGCGCCAAGCTGGTGGCCATCCCCTATTCGGTGCATTACAAGGAGTGGCTGGAGCCCGCCGCCAAGCTGCTGGAGGAGGCCGCCGCCATCACCAGCAATGCCAGCCTCAAGCACTTCCTCAGCCTGCGCGCCAAGGCGTTCCGCAGCGATGACTACTTCCAGTCTGAAATCGCCTGGATGGATCTCAAGGACACCCCCATCGAAGTGGCCATTGGTCCCTACGAGACCTACACCGACGGCCTGTTTGGCTACAAGACCGCCTTCGAAGCCTTCGTGACCATCAAGGATCCGCAAGCTTCCAAGGCCCTCGACCGCTTCAAGAAATATTTGAAGGACATGGAAGCCAACCTGCCGGTGACCGAGGACTACAAGAACTTCAAGCGCGGCTTTGAATCCCCCATTGCCGTGGCCGATCAAATCCAGGGCGGCGGTGACAACGTCCCTGGGGTGCAGACCATAGCCTTCAACCTGCCCAACGACGAGCGGGTACGCGAGGCCAAGGGTGCCAAGAAGGTGCTGCTGAACAACGTGATGGCCGCCAAGTTCGAACGCATCATGAAGCCGATGGCGGCGCAGATTTTGGTGCCCGAGCAGGCCGCCCTGCTGGATCAGAAATACTTCGGTTACGAGACCCTGTTCCACGAGCTGTCCCACAGCCTGGGCCCTGGCTCCATAGTGAAAAACGGCAAGCCCACCACGGTTTCCGCCGAGCTGCAGGAGCTGTACTCGGGCACAGAGGAAGGTAAGGCCGACGTGATGGGCGCCTATAACATACTGTTCCTGATGCAAAAGGGCGAACTGCCGATGGCGGAGAAGAACAACCTGCTGGCCACCTACGCCGCCGGACTGTTCCGCTCCATGCGCTTCGGTGTCCATGAGGCCCACGGTATAGGTGCCGCCTTCCAGTACAGTTACTTCGTCGACAAGGGCGCCCTCAAGCTGCAGGCGGATGGCCTTTACCGCATCGACTTCGCCAAGCAGGAGCAGGCGATCACCGATCTGGTGCACGACATAGTGGTAGTGCAGGGTGACGGCGACTATGCCGCCGCCAAGGCCTTCCTCGATAAATACGGTAAGATCGATGCCGGCGTGCACGCCGTCAACGAGCGGGTGAGTCAGGTACCAGTGGATATTCAGCCTCTGTACCCAGCTCATATCTGA
- a CDS encoding arginine N-succinyltransferase, giving the protein MFSFQSGPRRQLSSQRGFTGVQVLLMLLATVVITVAVSFFVIRAYIFPKPLEPVTLSAKEEQKLEQKLSVLGWQSDSGSRTDSNKSSGKGTARRGSNDLTPEPYREADGDRRVTFSEKEVNAMIGRNPDFAHRVAIDFSDDLASAKILVPIPQDFPVMAGEILRVNAGLDIHLDSRRRPVVALVGVSLMGVPIPNAWLGNIKNVNLVSEFGDRGFWNTFADGVEDIQISEGELYIKLRK; this is encoded by the coding sequence ATGTTTTCATTCCAATCCGGTCCAAGACGCCAACTGTCAAGCCAGAGGGGCTTCACCGGTGTCCAGGTGCTGCTGATGCTGCTGGCGACCGTGGTGATTACGGTCGCTGTGAGCTTTTTCGTTATCCGCGCCTATATCTTTCCCAAGCCCCTTGAGCCCGTGACCCTGAGTGCCAAGGAAGAACAAAAACTGGAACAGAAATTAAGCGTGCTGGGCTGGCAGAGTGACAGTGGCTCACGCACTGACTCAAACAAGAGCTCGGGTAAAGGCACCGCGCGCCGTGGCAGCAATGATCTCACTCCCGAACCCTACCGCGAAGCCGATGGCGACCGGCGGGTGACCTTCAGTGAGAAGGAGGTCAACGCCATGATTGGCCGCAACCCGGATTTCGCCCACAGGGTCGCCATAGACTTTTCCGACGACCTGGCGAGCGCCAAGATCCTGGTGCCCATTCCCCAGGACTTCCCCGTGATGGCCGGTGAAATTCTGAGGGTCAATGCAGGGCTCGATATCCACCTCGACAGCAGGCGCCGCCCCGTGGTGGCCCTGGTGGGCGTGAGCCTGATGGGGGTGCCCATTCCCAATGCCTGGCTTGGCAATATCAAAAACGTCAACCTGGTCAGCGAGTTCGGTGATCGCGGTTTCTGGAACACCTTCGCCGACGGGGTCGAGGACATACAGATAAGCGAAGGCGAGCTGTACATCAAGCTGCGCAAGTAG
- a CDS encoding DUF4339 domain-containing protein, with product MKEWYFSNNGEISGPLGLTASNRFIAKHPDAYAWHPSYAQWIPVCQVEEFDIKFTPPPPPIAIPAQLIERFIAKEQELNSALGRIESRLNAITVSLADFDRDTNKTKTVTQKLNQEVKTTIQSINEHYEALQRTLAGVTIK from the coding sequence ATGAAAGAGTGGTATTTCTCCAATAATGGCGAGATCAGTGGGCCCCTGGGCCTGACCGCATCCAACCGTTTTATCGCAAAGCACCCCGATGCTTATGCCTGGCACCCCTCCTATGCCCAATGGATTCCCGTGTGTCAGGTTGAAGAATTTGATATTAAGTTCACGCCACCGCCGCCGCCAATCGCCATTCCGGCACAACTGATTGAGCGCTTTATTGCCAAGGAGCAGGAACTCAATAGCGCTTTGGGCCGTATCGAAAGCCGCCTGAATGCCATTACCGTCTCACTGGCGGATTTTGATCGTGACACCAACAAGACCAAAACCGTCACCCAAAAACTCAATCAGGAAGTGAAAACAACCATCCAAAGCATCAACGAACATTATGAGGCCCTGCAACGGACGCTGGCCGGTGTCACCATCAAATAA
- a CDS encoding trypsin-like serine peptidase produces MKKWLVVSLLLFGLVARGEEANPSQDPRVQVLRLDDVPQSKQVGRLSVEINRFTRDIRGSCTAVLIAEEYLLTAAHCVFDHLGARPVLGIEFFPRSLGLEQQPVSRVFVREGWIHKGYLAQDHSNTLQFPNGMVGLEQEPSNKDLAILRVRSDASGLGSGKELGFLKPAPLDQLKSEAEPLAIRVLSYPGDKEGLSLWSQDCQLKAAIDFIGEFDCRIFQGASGAGLLAQDPRSGEYRVVGITSSNNSDAAYAVLFSPEVLADIDNIIHGQGRRASQFEPVSFHTEKKVYINIRNHCDKALEALIYSQRLGEQDWSMVRVPVAARSTRALDAIDTQAWYYHIEATDGSRSWGGRDLMFSVGGKSYGFKRREVNLMTPRATPFHGDDFLDLKCF; encoded by the coding sequence ATGAAAAAATGGCTTGTGGTCAGTTTGCTGTTATTCGGCCTGGTTGCTCGGGGCGAGGAGGCAAATCCGTCGCAGGATCCCAGAGTGCAGGTACTGCGGCTGGATGACGTGCCTCAGTCCAAACAGGTAGGGCGCCTGTCGGTCGAAATCAATCGCTTTACCAGGGATATCCGGGGCAGCTGCACCGCAGTGCTCATCGCGGAAGAATACCTGCTGACCGCAGCTCACTGTGTGTTTGATCATCTGGGTGCCCGGCCCGTGCTGGGTATTGAGTTTTTCCCCCGTTCTCTGGGCCTGGAACAGCAGCCCGTGTCGCGGGTATTTGTGCGTGAGGGTTGGATCCACAAGGGATACCTGGCCCAGGATCACTCGAACACGCTGCAATTTCCCAATGGCATGGTCGGTTTGGAACAGGAACCGAGTAACAAGGATCTGGCCATACTCAGGGTGCGCAGCGATGCCTCTGGACTGGGCAGCGGCAAGGAGCTGGGCTTCCTCAAGCCGGCGCCTCTCGACCAGCTTAAATCAGAGGCTGAGCCTTTGGCCATCCGGGTATTGAGCTACCCGGGTGACAAGGAGGGGCTGAGCCTTTGGTCCCAGGACTGCCAGCTCAAGGCCGCGATCGATTTCATCGGTGAATTTGATTGCCGTATCTTTCAAGGCGCCAGTGGTGCGGGCTTGCTGGCCCAGGACCCCCGCAGTGGCGAGTACAGGGTGGTCGGTATTACCTCTTCCAACAACAGTGACGCCGCCTATGCCGTGCTGTTTTCACCTGAGGTGCTCGCCGATATCGACAACATAATCCACGGTCAGGGAAGGCGGGCCAGCCAATTCGAGCCGGTCAGCTTTCACACCGAGAAGAAGGTATACATCAATATCCGCAACCACTGTGACAAGGCGCTGGAGGCGCTGATCTACAGTCAGCGTCTCGGTGAGCAAGACTGGAGCATGGTGCGGGTTCCCGTAGCCGCCAGGAGCACCCGGGCCCTGGATGCCATAGACACCCAGGCCTGGTATTACCATATCGAGGCCACAGATGGCAGCCGCAGCTGGGGCGGTCGGGATCTGATGTTCAGCGTCGGTGGCAAAAGCTATGGCTTTAAACGGCGCGAGGTCAACCTGATGACCCCAAGGGCAACCCCCTTTCATGGTGATGATTTCCTCGACCTCAAATGCTTCTGA
- the phaC gene encoding class I poly(R)-hydroxyalkanoic acid synthase, which produces MKAHKDWDQDLFELGKCYWQVLDNLWQQGSGYWQGSGAEQWAEAVNQANQAWLGNPSGLFSLYNQWLEKQQLLWQQTSQRLLGGQYETVAEPRAGDQRFNHPQWQNHPVFDFIKQAYLINSEYLDALFAELPELDPKVRQQLQFNARQYINALAPTNFPWSNPDVIEQTLASGGKNLSEGLKRLAEDLENSPLGLNLPMTDLNAFKLGENIAATPGQVVFQNRLMQLIQYSPSTETVAKRPMLLVPPWINKFYVLDLRPQNSLIKYLVDQGHSLFVISWVNPDADLCEVSFDDYMQEGPLAALEAIAQATGEQEVNALGYCIGGTLLACTQAYLASKRSKRIASTTYLTTLLDFADPGEIGVFINEQSVAALERQMQQLGYFDGRMMALGFNMLRENDLFWSFFITNYLKGELPPAFDLLYWNSDSTNLPAAMHGFYLRQMYLENKLVKEQLKLAGRYIRLGRISAPSYFLATEKDHIAKWQACFQGAQAHGGDKTFVLAGSGHIAGVINPPEAQKYGYSTCAELSLEPLAWQEAAERHNGSWWPHWQAWLTPLRGGEVPARHPGDGELPVLEAAPGSYVRKRL; this is translated from the coding sequence ATGAAGGCGCATAAAGACTGGGATCAGGATCTGTTCGAGCTCGGCAAATGCTATTGGCAGGTGCTCGACAACCTCTGGCAACAGGGCAGCGGCTATTGGCAGGGCAGCGGCGCCGAGCAGTGGGCCGAAGCGGTCAACCAAGCCAACCAGGCATGGCTCGGCAATCCCAGCGGGCTGTTTTCCCTCTACAACCAGTGGCTGGAGAAGCAGCAACTGCTGTGGCAACAGACCAGCCAGCGCCTATTGGGCGGTCAATATGAGACTGTCGCCGAACCCAGGGCCGGCGATCAGCGTTTTAACCATCCCCAGTGGCAAAACCACCCGGTTTTTGACTTTATCAAGCAGGCCTACCTCATCAACAGCGAATACCTGGATGCCCTGTTTGCCGAGTTGCCTGAGCTCGACCCCAAGGTGCGCCAGCAGTTGCAGTTCAATGCCCGCCAATACATCAATGCCCTGGCGCCGACCAACTTCCCCTGGTCCAATCCGGATGTGATAGAGCAGACTTTGGCCTCCGGCGGCAAGAACCTCAGCGAGGGCCTCAAGCGTCTGGCGGAGGATCTGGAAAACAGCCCCCTGGGGCTGAACCTGCCGATGACGGATCTGAACGCCTTCAAGCTGGGGGAAAACATTGCCGCCACTCCGGGCCAGGTGGTGTTCCAGAATCGGCTGATGCAGCTTATCCAATACAGCCCCAGCACCGAGACCGTCGCCAAACGCCCCATGCTGCTGGTGCCGCCCTGGATCAACAAGTTTTACGTGCTCGACCTCAGGCCCCAGAACTCGCTGATTAAATACCTGGTGGATCAAGGTCATAGCTTGTTTGTGATCTCCTGGGTTAACCCGGATGCGGATCTCTGCGAGGTGAGCTTCGACGACTATATGCAGGAAGGCCCGCTGGCGGCCCTGGAGGCCATAGCCCAGGCGACCGGCGAGCAGGAGGTCAATGCCCTGGGATATTGCATCGGCGGCACCCTGCTGGCCTGCACCCAGGCTTATCTCGCCTCCAAACGCAGCAAGCGCATCGCCAGCACCACCTACCTGACCACGCTGCTGGACTTTGCCGATCCCGGTGAGATTGGGGTCTTCATCAACGAGCAGTCGGTGGCGGCCCTGGAGCGGCAGATGCAGCAGCTGGGTTATTTCGATGGCCGCATGATGGCGCTCGGCTTCAATATGCTGCGGGAAAACGACCTCTTCTGGTCCTTCTTTATCACCAACTACCTCAAGGGCGAGCTGCCACCGGCCTTCGATCTGCTGTACTGGAACAGCGACAGCACCAACCTACCGGCGGCCATGCACGGCTTCTACCTGCGGCAGATGTACCTGGAGAACAAGCTGGTGAAGGAGCAGCTGAAGCTCGCCGGCCGTTATATCCGCCTCGGTCGCATCAGCGCCCCCTCCTACTTCCTGGCCACAGAGAAGGACCATATCGCCAAGTGGCAGGCCTGCTTCCAGGGCGCCCAAGCCCACGGCGGCGACAAGACCTTTGTGCTGGCGGGCTCGGGCCACATTGCCGGGGTCATCAATCCCCCCGAGGCGCAAAAATACGGCTACAGCACCTGCGCCGAACTTAGCCTGGAGCCCCTGGCGTGGCAGGAGGCGGCCGAGCGCCACAACGGCTCCTGGTGGCCACACTGGCAGGCCTGGCTGACGCCCCTGCGCGGCGGCGAGGTGCCCGCCAGGCATCCCGGCGATGGCGAACTGCCGGTGCTCGAAGCCGCCCCCGGCAGCTATGTGCGCAAGAGGCTCTAA
- a CDS encoding malonic semialdehyde reductase codes for MSTRLSDEGMDLLFRQARTHTHWLNKPVSDATLHELYELMKWGPTSVNGSPARILFLRTEAAKQRLLPALASGNIDKTMSAPVTAIIGYNLRFYDKLPKLAPHNPAMKEMFIKAPELAEITARRNSSLQGAYFIMAARALGLDCGPMSGFDNAKVDQEFFGAGQQAYPDEQEFFTTCCTRSNFLCNLGYGDASQLHPRAPRLDFDEACQLL; via the coding sequence ATGAGCACCAGATTGAGCGACGAAGGCATGGACCTGCTGTTCCGCCAGGCCCGCACCCACACCCACTGGCTGAACAAGCCGGTCAGCGATGCCACCCTGCACGAACTGTACGAGCTGATGAAGTGGGGCCCCACCAGCGTCAACGGCAGCCCGGCGCGGATCCTGTTTTTGCGCACCGAAGCCGCCAAACAGCGACTGTTACCGGCGCTGGCCTCGGGCAATATCGACAAGACCATGAGCGCGCCGGTGACCGCCATCATAGGTTACAACCTGCGCTTCTACGACAAGCTGCCCAAGCTGGCTCCACACAATCCGGCAATGAAAGAGATGTTTATCAAAGCCCCGGAACTGGCGGAGATCACCGCCAGGCGCAACAGCTCACTGCAGGGCGCCTATTTCATCATGGCCGCCCGCGCCCTGGGGCTCGACTGCGGCCCCATGTCCGGCTTCGACAATGCCAAGGTAGATCAGGAATTCTTCGGCGCCGGCCAACAGGCCTACCCCGACGAGCAGGAGTTCTTCACCACCTGCTGCACCCGCTCCAACTTCCTCTGCAACCTTGGCTACGGCGACGCCAGCCAGCTGCACCCAAGGGCACCCAGGTTGGATTTCGATGAAGCTTGTCAGCTTCTTTAG